One window of the Populus trichocarpa isolate Nisqually-1 chromosome 9, P.trichocarpa_v4.1, whole genome shotgun sequence genome contains the following:
- the LOC7490016 gene encoding uncharacterized protein LOC7490016 yields the protein MAKLIIFNVVLALLIVVAPMVLAEVELSPSAEPGLYSYVEQCVAVTGARCGEEILYGSFMGKPVTLECCQKLLLMGKACDDALMRVVLEFPEYKGHEEEALAGSNKLWEKCALAVQAASPSPSD from the coding sequence ATGGCAAAGCTCATCATCTTTAATGTCGTTCTCGCATTGTTGATAGTTGTCGCACCAATGGTTCTAGCTGAAGTGGAGCTGAGTCCTTCAGCTGAACCAGGGCTTTACAGCTATGTCGAGCAATGTGTAGCCGTAACAGGAGCGAGATGTGGGGAGGAGATTCTATATGGCTCCTTTATGGGAAAGCCCGTTACTCTTGAATGCTGTCAAAAACTCTTGCTGATGGGGAAGGCATGTGATGATGCATTGATGAGGGTTGTTCTCGAATTTCCAGAATACAAGGGACATGAAGAAGAAGCTCTGGCAGGGAGCAATAAACTCTGGGAAAAGTGTGCTCTAGCCGTGCAAGCTGCCTCACCTTCCCCTTCTGACTaa
- the LOC18102117 gene encoding probable carboxylesterase 7, producing MCISLSLCPSLTSGSQPFTFHHTLLSSRSTTSKNYPFLIRSRLSMDSTIPEVAYDYSPFLRIYKDGYIERLRGTDIVPSGLDPKTNVLSKDAVYSPELNLSSRLYRPHNTNPDKKLPVLVYYHGGGFCIETPFNFRYHDHLNNLVAGSNVIAISVDYRLAPEHPLPIAYDDSWTALKWVASHVNGDGPEEWLNSHADFGQVFLAGDSAGANLAHQLAMRYGQENLSGIDLTGVILVHPYFGGKEPIGTEGENLETKSMIDAIWHFVCPTSSGLDDPLINPLVDPILDRLGCDRLLVIIGGKDFLRERGWHYYERLSKGGWEGVVEIMEGKDDEHVFHLNDPTCENAVALLKRIASFINKDKA from the coding sequence ATGTGCATCTCCTTATCACTCTGCCCTTCTTTAACAAGCGGTTCTCAGCCGTTTACTTTTCACCATACTCTCCTATCGTCTAGATCCACAACAAGCAAGAACTACCCTTTTTTGATTCGTTCCCGTCTTTCCATGGATTCAACCATACCTGAAGTTGCCTACGATTACTCTCCCTTCCTTCGCATTTACAAAGATGGCTACATAGAGAGACTCAGGGGCACCGACATCGTCCCCTCTGGATTAGACCCCAAAACAAACGTCCTGTCTAAAGATGCAGTCTACTCACCGGAGTTAAATCTCTCTTCTAGACTTTACCGACCACATAACACCAACCCTGATAAAAAACTCCCAGTCCTAGTTTACTATCATGGCGGTGGCTTTTGCATTGAAACCCCCTTCAATTTTCGTTACCATGATCACCTTAACAATCTAGTTGCGGGGTCTAACGTTATAGCAATCTCTGTTGATTATAGATTGGCCCCGGAGCACCCTCTTCCTATTGCATATGACGATTCATGGACAGCTCTTAAATGGGTTGCCTCTCATGTTAATGGAGATGGCCCTGAGGAGTGGCTAAACTCTCATGCTGATTTCGGTCAGGTTTTTCTTGCTGGAGATAGTGCTGGTGCTAACCTAGCACACCAACTTGCTATGAGGTATGGTCAAGAAAATCTGTCTGGTATTGACCTCACAGGTGTTATCTTAGTACATCCATATTTCGGGGGCAAAGAACCTATCGGTACAGAGGGCGAGAATCTGGAAACAAAATCAATGATCGATGCTATATGGCATTTTGTATGCCCTACATCAAGTGGGTTGGATGACCCTTTGATTAATCCACTTGTTGATCCAATATTGGATAGACTGGGGTGCGACAGGCTGCTTGTTATTATTGGCGGGAAGGATTTCTTGAGGGAAAGAGGATGGCACTATTATGAGAGGTTAAGCAAGGGTGGGTGGGAAGGTGTGGTGGAGATTATGGAGGGCAAAGATGATGAACATGTGTTTCATTTGAACGATCCTACCTGCGAGAATGCTGTGGCTTTGCTTAAGAGAATCGCTTCTTTCATCAACAAAGACAAGGCCTGA
- the LOC7457523 gene encoding 2-hydroxyisoflavanone dehydratase, whose protein sequence is MATDNTEISHDFPSFFKVYKDGRVERYWNTDSVEAGVDTETGVQSKDVVISPEANVKARIFLPKIDGPAKKLPLLVHYHGGGFCLGSPFASAFKTFLSTLATQANVIAVSIDYRLAPEHKLPTAYDDSLAGLRWIAEHSDGKGPEPWINEHADLGRVILAGESAGGTLAHYVAVQAGAAGLGGVAIKRLLIVHPYFGAKEPDKFYQYMCPTSSGTDDDPKLNPAVDPDLLRLKCDAVLVCVAEKDMLKGRGLAYYGAMKKSGWGGTVDLHETKGEDHCFHFFNPKSENIGPLMKKMVDFIQLN, encoded by the coding sequence ATGGCTACTGACAACACGGAAATATCCCATGATTTTCCAAGCTTTTTCAAGGTATACAAAGATGGCCGCGTAGAGAGGTATTGGAATACTGACTCTGTTGAAGCAGGTGTTGATACAGAAACCGGGGTCCAATCCAAAGATGTTGTGATCTCACCGGAGGCCAACGTAAAGGCTCGTATTTTCCTCCCAAAAATCGACGGCCCAGCTAAAAAGCTCCCTCTTCTTGTCCACTATCATGGTGGTGGTTTTTGCTTAGGCTCACCATTTGCTTCTGCCTTCAAAACCTTTCTTTCAACTCTAGCCACGCAAGCCAATGTCATTGCTGTGTCTATTGACTACAGGTTAGCGCCAGAGCATAAATTGCCAACGGCATATGATGATTCACTTGCTGGGCTTCGATGGATCGCTGAGCACTCTGATGGGAAAGGGCCTGAACCATGGATCAATGAACATGCAGATCTCGGGCGGGTTATCTTAGCCGGTGAGAGTGCTGGTGGCACCCTAGCCCATTACGTGGCAGTCCAAGCTGGCGCTGCCGGATTGGGTGGTGTGGCTATAAAAAGGCTACTAATAGTGCACCCGTATTTTGGGGCCAAGGAGCCAGATAAATTCTATCAATATATGTGTCCAACAAGTTCCGGGACAGATGATGATCCGAAATTGAACCCGGCAGTAGATCCGGATCTGTTGAGATTGAAGTGTGATGCGGTGTTAGTTTGCGTGGCGGAGAAAGATATGCTTAAAGGCAGAGGGCTGGCTTATTACGGAGCAATGAAGAAAAGTGGGTGGGGTGGCACTGTGGATCTTCATGAAACTAAAGGGGAGGACCACTGCTTTCATTTTTTCAATCCTAAGAGTGAGAATATCGGGCCCCTTATGAAGAAAATGGTTGATTTCATACAgctgaattga
- the LOC7457522 gene encoding probable carboxylesterase 12: MDSSNSTGILHDFPPFFRVYRNGKVERITADAETVRPSNDPHTGVQSKDTVVSQENSLSVRLFIPKIKDPSQKLPLLIYIHGGAFCIESPFSSMYHNYLTNLAHQANVIAVSVQYRRAPEHPLPIAYDDSWAAIQWVASHVNGIGVESWLNKHADFERTFLAGDSAGANIAHNMTVRAGVNGLFGVKTVGMVLAHPFFGGKEPDFFSPVIEYIFPDVKIYDDPRINPAGAGGVELASLGCSRVLIFVAGNDGLRERGYSYYDALKKSGWSGVVEIVETEGEDHVFHLFNPDCDKAVFMMKQVVSFINPVP, translated from the coding sequence ATGGATTCATCAAACTCCACAGGAATACTTCATGATTTCCCCCCCTTCTTTCGCGTTTACAGAAATGGCAAGGTAGAGAGGATCACAGCTGACGCAGAGACTGTACGACCATCCAATGACCCTCATACAGGAGTCCAATCCAAAGACACTGTGGTCTCACAGGAAAACAGCCTGTCTGTCCGTCTCTTTATCCCCAAAATCAAAGATCCAAGCCAAAAACTCCCTCTCCTGATATACATCCATGGTGGTGCCTTTTGCATTGAGTCTCCTTTCTCTTCCATGTACCATAACTACCTCACTAATTTAGCCCACCAAGCTAATGTTATTGCTGTGTCCGTTCAATACAGAAGAGCCCCAGAGCACCCTCTCCCTATAGCATATGATGATTCATGGGCTGCGATCCAGTGGGTTGCTTCACATGTAAATGGTATTGGGGTTGAGTCCTGGCTAAATAAGCATGCAGATTTTGAGAGAACGTTTTTGGCTGGTGATAGTGCTGGTGCTAACATTGCACACAACATGACTGTTAGAGCTGGGGTTAATGGGCTATTCGGAGTCAAAACCGTTGGTATGGTTTTGGCGCACCCATTTTTTGGTGGCAAAGAGCCTGATTTTTTTAGTCCGGTGATAGAGTACATCTTTCCAGATGTTAAAATCTACGATGATCCTAGGATTAATCCTGCCGGTGCAGGTGGGGTGGAGCTGGCAAGCTTGGGGTGCAGCAGGGTGCTAATTTTTGTTGCTGGGAATGATGGCTTGAGAGAAAGGGGATACAGTTACTACGACGCATTGAAGAAGAGTGGGTGGAGTGGAGTGGTGGAGATTGTGGAGACTGAAGGAGAAGATCACGTTTTTCACTTGTTTAACCCCGATTGTGACAAGGCTGTGTTCATGATGAAGCAGGTTGTTTCCTTCATAAATCCAGTCCCTTAG
- the LOC7457521 gene encoding uncharacterized protein LOC7457521 isoform X2, whose protein sequence is MADDPFFFCSKDSFLIKAPKKSPLALRMVVLVFAMVCGVYICSICLKQIGIRTNPGFLNVEVIERPCPEPNIEPWEIPYVHYPKPITYSRVECKCNPVRYFAILSMQRSGSGWFETLLNNHTNISSNGEIFSVKVRRSNVSTITETLDKIYNLDWLSSASKNECAAAVGLKWMLNQGVMQHHEEIVEYFKTRGVSAIFLFRRNLLRRMVSILANSYDREAEILAKYKPLINTTLLISNLKQVEDTTAKALEYFKSTRHIILYYEDVVKNHTKLLDVQDFLKVPQRELKSRQVKIHKGSLSNYVENWDEVQKSLKGTHYENLLTGDYRK, encoded by the exons ATGGCTGACGATCCCTTCTTCTTCTGCTCCAAG GATTCTTTTCTTATAAAGGCTCCTAAGAAATCACCGTTGGCGTTAAGGATGGTTGTTTTAGTGTTTGCAATGGTGTGTGGTGTGTATATATGCTCAATTTGTCTTAAGCAAATTGGCATTCGTACGAATCCTGGATTTTTGAATGTTGAAGTGATTGAAAGGCCGTGTCCGGAACCTAATATTGAACCTTGGGAAATCCCTTATGTGCACTACCCGAAACCGATAACTTATAGCAG GGTTGAATGCAAGTGCAATCCTGTGCGGTATTTTGCTATTCTGTCAATGCAGAGATCTGGGAGTGGATGGTTTGAGACACTGTTAAATAATCATACTAACATAAGCTCAAATGGGGAGATTTTCTCTGTCAAAGTTAGGCGGAGTAATGTTTCGACGATTACAGAGACCttggataaaatttataatctgGACTGGTTAAGTAGTGCTTCTAAGAACGAGTGTGCTGCTGCAGTTGGATTGAAGTGGATGCTTAATCAG GGTGTGATGCAACATCATGAAGAAATAGTGGAGTACTTCAAAACCAGGGGCGTTTCAGCTATATTTCTCTTCAGGAGAAATCTGTTACGCAGGATGGTTTCGATACTTGCAAATTCTTATGATCGAGAG GCAGAGATACTAGCTAAATACAAGCCTTTGATCAATACAACATTGCTGATATCCAATCTGAAGCAAGTAGAAGATACAACTGCCAAAGCCTTAGAGTACTTCAAGAGTACGAGGCACATAATTCTTTACTATGAGGATGTAGTCAAGAACCACACG aaattatTAGATGTTCAAGATTTTCTGAAGGTTCCACAAAGAGAACTTAAGAGTCGTCAAGTAAAGATACACAAAGGATCCCTATCTAACTATGTTGAGAACTGGGATGAAGTCCAAAAGTCTCTGAAAGGAACGCACTATGAAAACCTCCTAACTGGAGACTACCGAAAGTAA
- the LOC7457521 gene encoding uncharacterized protein LOC7457521 isoform X1: MADDPFFFCSKDSFLIKAPKKSPLALRMVVLVFAMVCGVYICSICLKQIGIRTNPGFLNVEVIERPCPEPNIEPWEIPYVHYPKPITYSRVECKCNPVRYFAILSMQRSGSGWFETLLNNHTNISSNGEIFSVKVRRSNVSTITETLDKIYNLDWLSSASKNECAAAVGLKWMLNQGVMQHHEEIVEYFKTRGVSAIFLFRRNLLRRMVSILANSYDREVKPLNGTHKSHVHSPREAEILAKYKPLINTTLLISNLKQVEDTTAKALEYFKSTRHIILYYEDVVKNHTKLLDVQDFLKVPQRELKSRQVKIHKGSLSNYVENWDEVQKSLKGTHYENLLTGDYRK, from the exons ATGGCTGACGATCCCTTCTTCTTCTGCTCCAAG GATTCTTTTCTTATAAAGGCTCCTAAGAAATCACCGTTGGCGTTAAGGATGGTTGTTTTAGTGTTTGCAATGGTGTGTGGTGTGTATATATGCTCAATTTGTCTTAAGCAAATTGGCATTCGTACGAATCCTGGATTTTTGAATGTTGAAGTGATTGAAAGGCCGTGTCCGGAACCTAATATTGAACCTTGGGAAATCCCTTATGTGCACTACCCGAAACCGATAACTTATAGCAG GGTTGAATGCAAGTGCAATCCTGTGCGGTATTTTGCTATTCTGTCAATGCAGAGATCTGGGAGTGGATGGTTTGAGACACTGTTAAATAATCATACTAACATAAGCTCAAATGGGGAGATTTTCTCTGTCAAAGTTAGGCGGAGTAATGTTTCGACGATTACAGAGACCttggataaaatttataatctgGACTGGTTAAGTAGTGCTTCTAAGAACGAGTGTGCTGCTGCAGTTGGATTGAAGTGGATGCTTAATCAG GGTGTGATGCAACATCATGAAGAAATAGTGGAGTACTTCAAAACCAGGGGCGTTTCAGCTATATTTCTCTTCAGGAGAAATCTGTTACGCAGGATGGTTTCGATACTTGCAAATTCTTATGATCGAGAGGTGAAGCCATTAAATGGCACCCATAAGTCTCATGTTCATTCTCCTCGTGAG GCAGAGATACTAGCTAAATACAAGCCTTTGATCAATACAACATTGCTGATATCCAATCTGAAGCAAGTAGAAGATACAACTGCCAAAGCCTTAGAGTACTTCAAGAGTACGAGGCACATAATTCTTTACTATGAGGATGTAGTCAAGAACCACACG aaattatTAGATGTTCAAGATTTTCTGAAGGTTCCACAAAGAGAACTTAAGAGTCGTCAAGTAAAGATACACAAAGGATCCCTATCTAACTATGTTGAGAACTGGGATGAAGTCCAAAAGTCTCTGAAAGGAACGCACTATGAAAACCTCCTAACTGGAGACTACCGAAAGTAA
- the LOC7457520 gene encoding polyadenylate-binding protein RBP47, with amino-acid sequence MQQSNGPDQNPSPQHQPHHPHQQQWVPHMQQQQQQQQQQQQQWMAAMQYPAAAMVMMQQQMMMYPQQQHHHYMAYYHQQQQQYQKQQQQYHQKQQKQLQQQGSNEEAKTVWVGDLLHWMDETYLHNCFSHTGEVSSVKIIRNKQTGQLEGYGFVEFYSHAAAEKVLQSYSGSMMPNTDQPFRLNWASFAGERRADAGSDLSIFVGDLAADVTDAMLQETFATKYASVKGAKVVADSNTGRSKGYGFVRFGDENEKTRAITEMNGAYCSSRPMRIGVATPKKPSAYQQQYSSQALVLAGGHASNGTMAQGSQSDGDSNNTTIFVGGIDSDVTDEDLRQPFSQFGEVVSVKMPTGKGCAFVQFANRKNAEDALQSLNGTTIGKQTVRLSWGRTPANKQWRGDHGNQWHGAYFGGQGYAGYGYAMPPNQDPGMYVAAAASGAS; translated from the exons ATGCAGCAAAGCAACGGTCCTGATCAAAACCCATCTCCACAACACCAACCCCATCATCCCCATCAACAACAGTGGGTCCCACacatgcagcagcagcagcaacagcaacagcagcaacagcaacagtGGATGGCAGCTATGCAGTATCCAGCTGCTGCTATGGTGATGATGCAGCAGCAGATGATGATGTATCCTCAACAACAACATCACCATTACATGGCTTActatcatcaacaacaacagcagtatcaaaaacagcagcagcagtaTCATCAAAAGCAGCAGAAACAACTACAACAACAGGGATCTAATGAGGAGGCTAAAACTGTATGGGTTGGTGACTTGCTTCATTGGATGGACGAGACCTACTTGCATAATTGCTTCTCTCATACTGGAGAG GTTTCTTCAGTAAAGATTATTCGCAATAAGCAAACTGGTCAGCTGGAAGGGTATGGATTCGTTGAGTTTTATTCACATGCAGCAGCTGAGAAAGTCTTGCAGAGCTATAGTGGCTCTATGATGCCAAATACAGATCAACCTTTTCGTCTCAACTGGGCAAGTTTTGCAGGTGAAAGGCGAGCTGATGCTGGTTCTGATCTGTCTATATTTGTCGGAGATTTGGCTGCGGACGTGACTGATGCAATGTTACAGGAAACCTTTGCTACCAAATATGCATCTGTCAAGGGAGCAAAGGTTGTCGCTGATTCTAATACTGGCCGTTCAAAAGGTTATGGTTTTGTTAGGTTTGGGGATGAAAATGAGAAGACAAGGGCCATAACTGAGATGAATGGTGCTTACTGCTCAAGTAGGCCTATGCGGATAGGTGTTGCCACCCCTAAAAAGCCATCTGCATATCAACAGCAGTATTCTTCACAAG ctTTAGTATTAGCTGGTGGACATGCATCAAATGGTACAATGGCACAAGGATCACAATCTGATGGGGACTCTAACAATACAACT ATATTTGTGGGAGGAATTGACTCTGATGTCACTGATGAGGATCTCAGGCAGCCGTTTTCCCAATTCGGTGAAGTTGTTTCTGTGAAAATGCCAACTGGAAAAGGATGTGCATTTGTACAATTTGCTAATAG AAAGAATGCGGAGGATGCACTGCAGAGTTTGAATGGAACAACAATTGGCAAGCAAACAGTTCGCCTTTCCTGGGGTCGCACTCCAGCAAACAAGCAG TGGAGAGGGGATCATGGTAATCAATGGCACGGGGCATATTTTGGAGGGCAAGGCTATGCCGGGTATGGATATGCTATGCCACCAAATCAGGACCCAGGCATGTACGTTGCAGCTGCAGCTTCTGGGGCTTCTTAA